One genomic segment of Catalinimonas alkaloidigena includes these proteins:
- the araD1 gene encoding AraD1 family protein, whose amino-acid sequence MHGKKLYSKAGIYQYIADMIHLVQLIHPNEGRRIALVDEARLILLDNHYSVYELAQEALKEGKKLGACIDASLSQGTLDYEKVYECKSDWQLLPAFDLPENPAACIVSGTGLTHKSSALNRQSMHQAEQHELTDSMQMYQWGVEGGKPSENSIGIQAEWFYKGQADVLRAHGEALEVPSFGEDGGEEPEVAGIYVVDSHGTPRRLGFCTANEFSDHKMEKKNYLYLAPSKLRNCAIGPELVLGHDFQDISGKVRIYREGKSIWTKEIHTGEKYMAHSLANLEYHHFKYPGHRIPFQAHVHFFGADAFSFGEQIQLEDKDLMEVHWEGMGRALRNTLHISSEKEKMFYIRKMEV is encoded by the coding sequence ATGCACGGGAAGAAGTTATACAGTAAAGCAGGAATTTATCAATATATCGCTGACATGATACATTTAGTCCAGTTAATACACCCTAATGAAGGCAGGAGAATAGCCTTGGTAGATGAAGCCCGCCTGATACTCTTAGATAACCATTATTCTGTATATGAGCTGGCACAGGAAGCCTTGAAAGAAGGAAAAAAGCTGGGCGCTTGCATAGATGCTTCGCTCAGCCAAGGTACACTTGATTACGAAAAAGTTTATGAGTGCAAATCAGACTGGCAGCTTTTACCGGCTTTTGACCTGCCCGAGAATCCTGCTGCCTGTATAGTTTCAGGCACTGGACTCACCCATAAGAGCAGCGCCTTGAACCGGCAGAGCATGCATCAGGCAGAGCAGCATGAATTGACAGACAGTATGCAAATGTACCAGTGGGGGGTGGAGGGAGGTAAACCTTCGGAAAATAGCATAGGCATTCAGGCGGAATGGTTTTATAAAGGACAAGCTGATGTGTTGCGAGCACACGGTGAGGCGCTGGAAGTTCCCTCCTTTGGAGAGGACGGTGGTGAAGAACCTGAAGTAGCAGGTATCTATGTCGTTGACTCCCATGGTACCCCCCGTAGACTGGGCTTCTGTACCGCCAATGAGTTCTCCGACCATAAGATGGAGAAAAAGAACTATCTGTACCTGGCTCCCTCCAAGTTGCGTAATTGTGCCATTGGTCCTGAACTGGTATTAGGCCATGACTTTCAGGATATAAGTGGTAAGGTGAGAATTTACAGGGAGGGTAAAAGTATCTGGACTAAAGAAATCCATACTGGAGAAAAATATATGGCGCACAGTCTGGCCAATCTGGAGTATCATCATTTTAAATATCCGGGACACAGAATACCTTTTCAGGCGCATGTCCATTTTTTCGGTGCCGACGCCTTCAGCTTTGGCGAACAGATTCAATTGGAAGATAAAGACCTGATGGAAGTACATTGGGAGGGGATGGGTAGAGCATTGAGGAATACTTTACATATTTCTTCAGAAAAAGAAAAGATGTTTTATATCCGAAAAATGGAAGTATAG
- a CDS encoding MotA/TolQ/ExbB proton channel family protein, protein MITILFIVFTLGLPFIFRNKLPANTLANIAASIGILGTFVGVTISLFNFDVNDVARSVPQLLEGLKIAFITSISGMGVSLLIKVFPDFFGHDVDSSEETQRNFQMNEMMRELRLINQGISGEREGSLFTQLKQFRHSNAHRLELIDNSLREFGEKMVADSTQSLIDALTQVMQDFNTKINEQLGDNFKKFNEALGIMHQWQQEYAKQVQQMTDQFYRSLETIEECEAVLQSISKEASTYHQSAKKLDVLLENLNVNLVGLSEMSENVKEAFPIIDKKINELITRFASSVESAVRENNRMMQSQREAIDSQINTFQKSYEEIGQQQHKLISDLSGRMDKLMFENSDRIKTQMTALDEELGEQLKKSIDSLGKQLTSLSMQFVEDYTPLTTKLKDLVQLSSRIS, encoded by the coding sequence ATGATTACTATTCTCTTTATTGTTTTTACACTTGGTTTACCTTTCATATTCAGAAATAAATTACCTGCGAATACTTTAGCCAATATAGCTGCCTCCATTGGGATACTTGGAACATTCGTAGGAGTAACAATTAGTCTTTTTAATTTTGATGTAAATGATGTAGCGAGAAGTGTACCGCAATTACTTGAAGGTTTAAAGATAGCATTTATCACCTCCATCTCTGGCATGGGAGTTTCCTTATTGATTAAAGTTTTTCCTGACTTTTTTGGGCATGATGTAGATTCTTCTGAAGAAACGCAAAGAAATTTCCAAATGAACGAGATGATGAGGGAACTCAGGTTGATTAATCAGGGTATTTCAGGAGAAAGAGAGGGTTCTTTATTCACCCAATTGAAGCAATTCAGGCACTCTAATGCTCATCGCTTAGAACTGATAGATAATTCATTAAGGGAGTTTGGGGAAAAGATGGTAGCAGATAGTACTCAATCATTGATTGATGCATTAACACAGGTGATGCAGGATTTTAATACTAAGATTAATGAGCAATTGGGAGATAATTTTAAAAAGTTCAATGAAGCATTAGGTATAATGCACCAGTGGCAACAAGAATATGCGAAACAGGTGCAGCAAATGACAGATCAATTTTACCGCTCCCTTGAAACTATTGAGGAGTGTGAAGCAGTGCTACAGAGTATAAGCAAGGAAGCCAGTACCTACCATCAATCAGCGAAAAAACTAGATGTATTGTTGGAGAATCTGAATGTAAACCTGGTAGGATTGAGCGAAATGTCTGAAAATGTGAAAGAAGCTTTTCCAATCATTGATAAGAAAATCAATGAACTGATTACTCGTTTTGCTTCTTCGGTAGAATCCGCGGTAAGGGAAAATAACCGTATGATGCAGTCTCAACGTGAAGCTATAGACTCACAAATCAATACTTTCCAGAAATCTTATGAAGAGATTGGGCAACAACAGCATAAGTTAATCTCTGATCTAAGTGGCAGGATGGATAAATTGATGTTTGAAAACTCAGATCGTATCAAAACTCAAATGACTGCATTGGATGAAGAATTGGGAGAACAATTAAAGAAATCTATTGATTCATTGGGTAAGCAACTTACCTCGCTTTCTATGCAGTTTGTTGAGGATTACACACCTCTTACTACAAAACTCAAAGACCTTGTGCAACTTTCTTCACGCATCTCATAA
- a CDS encoding OmpA/MotB family protein, translating into MFYPSKNQEAQEGESQWISISDLMSVLMMIFLFIAISYMINVVKERERIKEIAVAYNQLQDELYQDLHSEFENDLEKWNASIDRQTLSIKFESPEVLFEQGSDVLRNEFRTILMDFFPRYINILTSEKYIDDIEEIRIEGHTSSEWATNNYPQEAYIGNMKLSQDRTREVLAYVLLLDQVKDNRAWIKDKVTANGLSSSKLVITEEGEEDKDKSRRVEFRVRTNAEKRMVKILTGTE; encoded by the coding sequence ATGTTTTATCCTAGTAAGAATCAGGAAGCTCAGGAAGGAGAAAGTCAGTGGATATCTATCTCCGATCTGATGTCAGTGTTGATGATGATTTTTTTGTTCATCGCTATAAGTTATATGATCAATGTGGTTAAAGAAAGAGAAAGGATAAAAGAGATAGCTGTTGCTTATAATCAGTTACAAGATGAACTCTATCAGGACTTACATAGTGAATTTGAAAATGATCTGGAAAAGTGGAACGCCAGCATTGACAGGCAAACTTTATCCATCAAATTTGAATCACCCGAAGTATTATTTGAGCAGGGTAGTGATGTTTTAAGAAATGAATTCAGAACTATTCTCATGGATTTTTTTCCTCGCTACATTAATATTCTTACCAGTGAAAAATATATAGATGATATAGAAGAAATCAGGATAGAAGGCCATACTTCCAGTGAGTGGGCGACTAATAACTATCCTCAGGAAGCCTATATCGGAAACATGAAACTTTCTCAAGATCGTACCCGAGAAGTATTAGCTTATGTGCTTCTTTTAGATCAGGTCAAGGATAATAGAGCATGGATTAAAGATAAAGTTACGGCCAATGGTCTTTCTTCCAGCAAATTAGTAATAACAGAAGAGGGTGAAGAGGATAAAGATAAATCAAGAAGGGTTGAATTTAGGGTCAGAACCAATGCCGAAAAAAGAATGGTTAAAATATTAACTGGAACAGAATGA
- a CDS encoding HNH endonuclease, with protein MKLTDFSKDDDFNKLRKMMGASLRDYSSKVTWEGTTISTELDLHGEVEVPFELLTVEDDKTITLAGRRVLVYIRDQHAEYYPNYRYHLANCRTLVDFQNSGRFNKYVASIRTDGTFRVNVIHENGDVEKDKDENLYVCKNCLSALNYKGYNQSSEIKRKVFKNFDLDEFFKLYNRQNILKPTKTDATAPINDYPPEWNLISLNYRIRKSFKCEECKLDLSHTPKYLQVHHKNGLKNECGEENLEALCLRCHARQSGHGHMFAHPDYNSFITLYPELS; from the coding sequence ATGAAACTCACAGATTTTAGCAAGGACGATGACTTTAATAAGCTGAGGAAAATGATGGGGGCAAGCCTTCGGGACTATTCTTCTAAAGTAACATGGGAGGGAACAACAATCAGTACTGAACTTGATTTACACGGTGAAGTTGAGGTACCCTTTGAGTTACTTACTGTTGAAGATGATAAGACAATTACATTAGCAGGTAGGAGAGTTTTAGTATATATCCGTGACCAACATGCAGAGTATTATCCAAATTACAGATATCATCTTGCAAATTGTAGAACCTTAGTAGATTTTCAAAATAGTGGAAGGTTTAACAAATATGTTGCATCCATTAGAACAGATGGGACTTTTCGTGTTAATGTAATTCACGAAAATGGCGATGTTGAAAAAGATAAAGATGAAAACCTTTATGTATGTAAAAATTGCTTATCAGCACTTAATTACAAAGGTTATAACCAATCGTCTGAGATAAAAAGAAAGGTATTTAAAAATTTTGACCTGGATGAGTTTTTCAAATTGTACAACCGCCAGAATATTTTAAAGCCTACGAAAACTGATGCCACAGCGCCGATCAATGATTACCCTCCTGAGTGGAATTTAATCTCATTAAATTACCGAATTAGGAAAAGCTTTAAGTGTGAGGAATGCAAGCTTGATTTGAGTCATACTCCTAAATACCTTCAAGTTCATCATAAGAATGGATTAAAGAACGAATGTGGTGAGGAAAATCTTGAAGCTCTATGTTTAAGGTGTCATGCTCGTCAGTCTGGGCATGGCCATATGTTTGCCCATCCTGATTACAATTCATTTATAACGCTGTATCCTGAACTGTCTTGA
- a CDS encoding OmpH family outer membrane protein: protein MKNLSLILNGILAVAVIYLYVLHFSGDSPAQTEETAGTTATGAMPKIAYVNSDTLLENYDFFKDKRAELEEKAQKLQADYENRAKGLQGEITAFQRNAGTMTMNQARALEEDLMKKQQNLMQYQQNLSNQLMQDEAKVQEELYDKVADYLEEYGTDQNFKVVLTYTKNSGVLYADDSLDITKTVVEGLNKRYKGLDAAENTAETPADTTAAN from the coding sequence GTGAAAAACTTATCCCTAATCCTTAATGGTATTTTGGCAGTCGCTGTCATCTATCTTTATGTGCTGCACTTTAGTGGTGATAGTCCTGCGCAGACCGAAGAGACTGCTGGCACAACGGCTACTGGTGCCATGCCTAAAATTGCTTATGTTAATTCAGATACTTTATTGGAGAACTATGACTTCTTCAAAGACAAAAGAGCTGAGTTAGAAGAAAAAGCCCAGAAGCTACAGGCCGACTACGAAAACCGCGCGAAAGGTTTGCAAGGTGAGATCACCGCTTTTCAGCGTAATGCGGGTACTATGACCATGAACCAGGCACGTGCGCTGGAAGAAGACCTGATGAAGAAGCAGCAGAACCTTATGCAGTATCAGCAAAACCTGAGTAACCAGCTGATGCAGGACGAAGCCAAAGTACAGGAAGAACTGTATGATAAGGTAGCTGACTACCTTGAAGAATATGGTACAGACCAGAATTTTAAGGTCGTATTGACTTATACCAAAAATAGCGGCGTACTATATGCTGACGACAGCCTGGACATTACCAAAACCGTAGTGGAAGGTCTGAATAAGCGTTACAAAGGCCTGGATGCTGCTGAGAATACCGCAGAAACCCCTGCCGACACTACAGCAGCTAATTAA
- a CDS encoding nucleoside permease, which yields MTIKTRLQLSGMMFLQFFVWGAWYVTLGTYLGVTLKFEGSQIGLAYSAFAIAAMISPFFVGMVADRFFPTERVLAVLHLIGAALLYWLAQIEDFSLFYPVIIAYTLCFMPTIALTNSLSFENMENPGEQFPAIRVVGTISWIIVGLIVGYLDIEALNTPILLASASSVVMGLYCFTLPHTPPKSKGQKASVKDILGLDALKLMKDRSFSVLFIASLLICIPLSFYYSFANLFLNDLGVENAAGKMTMGQGSEILFLLLMPFFFKRFGYKIMLMVGMAAWGARYALFMFGNPTELVWMLYGGIILHGICYDFFFVTGQIYVDERAPKAVKNAAQGLITFATYGVGMFIGSWLSGIIVEANTIVSDDVNEYLWDKIWLVPAVLSVIVLVLFTIFFREKKEIKKPGETTDDATAEGIAETKAV from the coding sequence ATGACTATAAAAACTCGTTTGCAGCTATCTGGGATGATGTTCCTGCAATTTTTTGTCTGGGGCGCATGGTATGTAACCTTAGGTACTTACCTGGGCGTTACGCTTAAATTTGAAGGCTCACAAATTGGACTGGCCTACAGTGCGTTTGCGATAGCTGCTATGATTTCACCCTTCTTTGTCGGTATGGTTGCCGACCGTTTTTTTCCTACTGAAAGGGTGCTGGCAGTATTGCACCTTATTGGAGCGGCATTACTTTACTGGCTAGCCCAAATTGAAGATTTTAGCCTTTTTTATCCGGTGATCATTGCTTACACACTTTGCTTTATGCCTACCATAGCTCTGACCAATTCTCTTTCTTTTGAGAATATGGAAAATCCTGGTGAGCAGTTTCCCGCCATAAGAGTAGTGGGAACTATCAGCTGGATTATCGTAGGGTTGATTGTAGGTTATCTGGATATTGAAGCTCTTAACACGCCTATCCTTCTTGCTTCCGCTTCATCTGTGGTGATGGGCTTGTACTGCTTCACCTTACCCCATACTCCGCCTAAAAGCAAAGGACAGAAAGCCAGTGTAAAGGATATTTTAGGGCTGGACGCGCTAAAGTTAATGAAAGATCGTTCTTTCTCAGTCCTGTTCATCGCTTCATTGCTCATCTGTATTCCCCTCTCCTTCTATTATAGCTTCGCTAATCTCTTCCTCAATGACTTAGGTGTTGAGAATGCCGCTGGGAAGATGACTATGGGACAAGGCTCAGAAATTCTGTTCCTTTTGCTGATGCCTTTCTTCTTCAAAAGATTTGGTTACAAAATCATGCTGATGGTAGGGATGGCAGCCTGGGGGGCACGCTATGCTTTATTTATGTTTGGTAACCCTACAGAGCTGGTCTGGATGCTCTATGGCGGTATTATTCTGCACGGCATCTGTTACGACTTTTTCTTCGTGACCGGGCAAATTTATGTGGATGAAAGAGCTCCCAAGGCGGTAAAAAACGCGGCGCAGGGGTTGATTACATTTGCTACCTATGGCGTAGGTATGTTCATTGGTTCCTGGCTGTCGGGCATCATCGTAGAAGCAAATACCATAGTTTCCGATGATGTCAATGAATATCTCTGGGATAAGATATGGCTGGTACCTGCCGTGCTTTCAGTGATTGTACTGGTACTCTTCACTATTTTCTTCAGAGAGAAAAAGGAGATCAAAAAACCGGGAGAAACAACTGACGATGCCACTGCCGAAGGGATCGCCGAAACCAAAGCTGTATAA
- a CDS encoding efflux RND transporter periplasmic adaptor subunit, which produces MPVQTKKKKKRNPVLIVGVVAVVIIGLLFAAKQMGWIGRDDVIAVNFAQVKHRTIIERVTASGTVQPEKEVKISPEVPGEIIELNIEEGDSVAMGALLVKIRPDNFQSVVSRTLATLNQQRANLAQSEARAASANAQFTQAQAAYERNKSLYNDNVISDADFETAESNFQVARQELESARQTVEAARFAVKSAEASVEEARENLSLTNIYAPVSGIVSKLDVEQGERVVGTSQMAGTEMLRIADLNRMEVRVDVNENDIIRVDLGDTAVVDVDAYSYMDKEFQGIVTSIASTANEKVTAEAVTEFEVRILLLNQSYQDLLEEKKYPFRPGMTASVDIITQKKENTLSVPLAAVTTRPENTSAQPEGENQEDTSSSETEDNPSFNEEENLAEVVFRVKDENTVERVIVRTGISDYENIEILEGLSEGDRVVSGPYIAVSQQLKDGSEIKKAENSGRNFGPGSD; this is translated from the coding sequence ATGCCCGTACAAACAAAGAAAAAGAAAAAAAGAAATCCAGTCCTCATCGTAGGGGTTGTAGCCGTTGTTATTATAGGCCTGCTGTTCGCAGCTAAACAAATGGGCTGGATTGGTAGGGATGATGTCATCGCCGTCAATTTTGCCCAGGTGAAGCACCGTACTATTATAGAAAGGGTGACGGCCTCCGGTACGGTTCAACCTGAAAAAGAAGTAAAAATCTCCCCTGAAGTACCCGGTGAAATTATTGAGCTCAATATAGAAGAGGGTGACTCTGTTGCTATGGGTGCCCTGCTGGTAAAGATTCGCCCCGATAACTTTCAGTCGGTAGTATCCCGCACCCTGGCTACACTTAACCAGCAACGCGCTAATCTGGCACAGTCCGAAGCCAGAGCTGCCAGTGCCAACGCCCAGTTCACTCAGGCCCAGGCTGCTTACGAACGAAATAAATCCCTATACAATGATAATGTAATCTCTGATGCTGATTTTGAAACCGCTGAAAGTAACTTTCAGGTGGCCAGGCAGGAGCTGGAATCTGCCAGACAAACTGTAGAAGCAGCCCGTTTCGCGGTCAAAAGCGCTGAGGCTTCGGTAGAAGAAGCCCGTGAAAACCTTTCCCTGACCAATATTTACGCACCGGTGAGCGGCATCGTATCCAAGCTGGATGTAGAGCAGGGGGAGCGCGTAGTAGGAACCTCACAGATGGCAGGAACTGAGATGTTACGTATCGCTGACCTCAACCGTATGGAAGTAAGGGTAGATGTCAATGAAAATGATATCATCAGGGTAGATCTGGGTGACACTGCCGTTGTAGACGTAGATGCCTATTCATATATGGATAAGGAGTTTCAAGGCATAGTGACTTCTATTGCCAGCACTGCCAATGAAAAAGTTACCGCGGAAGCCGTAACCGAATTTGAAGTGCGTATCCTGTTACTCAATCAATCTTATCAGGACCTGCTTGAAGAAAAAAAATACCCTTTTCGTCCGGGGATGACTGCCAGCGTGGATATCATCACCCAAAAGAAAGAAAACACACTATCCGTACCTTTGGCAGCCGTTACTACCCGCCCTGAGAATACTTCAGCGCAGCCGGAAGGGGAAAACCAGGAAGATACATCCAGTAGCGAAACTGAGGATAATCCGTCTTTTAATGAAGAAGAGAACCTGGCTGAGGTTGTCTTCAGGGTGAAAGATGAAAATACTGTGGAACGGGTAATTGTAAGAACCGGCATCAGCGACTATGAGAATATTGAAATACTGGAAGGGCTCTCCGAAGGAGACAGGGTGGTTTCAGGGCCCTACATTGCGGTTTCTCAGCAGCTCAAAGATGGAAGTGAGATCAAAAAAGCTGAAAACAGCGGCCGTAACTTTGGGCCGGGCAGTGACTAG